In Citrobacter sp. RHB25-C09, the following proteins share a genomic window:
- the efeO gene encoding iron uptake system protein EfeO: MTYNFRRSALQLGMAALFASAFTTQAADVPQVKVTVTDKQCEPMNITVNAGKTQFIIQNHSQKALEWEILKGVMVVEERENIAPGFSQKMTANLQPGEYDMTCGLLTNPKGKLIVKGSATADAAQSDALLSLGSAITEYKAYVTEETAQLVTGTKAFTDAIKAGDIEKAKTLYAPTRQHYERIEPIAELFSDLDGSIDAREDDYEQKAADPKFTGFHRLEKALFGDNNIKGAEKYADQLNTDVLDLQKRISELAFPPSKVVGGAAALIEEVAATKISGEEERYSRTDLWDFQANVDGAQKIVNLLRPQLQKSNAELLAKVDANFKKVDTILAKYRTKEGFEAYDKLTDADRNALKGPITTLAEDLAQLRGVLGLD, from the coding sequence ATGACGTATAACTTCCGCCGTAGTGCGCTCCAGCTTGGCATGGCTGCGCTGTTTGCCTCCGCTTTTACCACCCAGGCCGCTGATGTTCCGCAGGTCAAAGTGACCGTGACCGATAAACAATGCGAGCCGATGAACATCACGGTGAATGCGGGCAAGACGCAGTTCATTATTCAGAACCACAGCCAAAAGGCGCTGGAATGGGAAATTCTCAAAGGCGTGATGGTCGTTGAAGAGCGTGAAAACATTGCTCCGGGTTTTAGCCAGAAAATGACTGCTAATTTGCAGCCTGGTGAATACGACATGACCTGCGGCCTGCTGACCAACCCGAAAGGGAAACTGATCGTTAAAGGTAGCGCGACGGCGGACGCCGCCCAGAGCGATGCGCTGCTGAGCCTGGGCTCGGCAATTACCGAATATAAGGCGTATGTGACAGAAGAAACCGCACAACTGGTGACCGGAACCAAAGCCTTTACAGATGCGATCAAGGCCGGTGACATTGAAAAAGCGAAGACTCTGTATGCGCCAACACGTCAGCACTATGAGCGTATCGAACCGATTGCCGAACTCTTCTCCGACCTCGACGGTAGCATCGATGCCCGTGAAGATGATTACGAGCAAAAGGCCGCCGATCCGAAATTTACCGGTTTCCATCGTCTTGAAAAGGCACTGTTTGGCGACAACAACATTAAAGGGGCGGAAAAGTATGCCGACCAGTTGAATACCGACGTGCTGGATCTGCAAAAACGCATTAGCGAACTGGCTTTCCCGCCGTCAAAAGTGGTGGGTGGCGCAGCGGCGTTGATTGAAGAAGTCGCGGCGACCAAAATCAGTGGTGAGGAAGAACGCTACAGCCGCACCGATCTATGGGATTTCCAGGCTAACGTCGACGGTGCGCAAAAGATTGTGAATCTGCTGCGTCCACAGTTACAGAAATCGAATGCTGAGCTGCTGGCGAAGGTCGATGCTAACTTCAAAAAAGTCGATACCATTCTGGCTAAATACCGTACCAAAGAGGGTTTTGAAGCCTACGACAAACTGACTGATGCTGACCGTAACGCACTGAAAGGCCCGATCACCACACTGGCAGAAGATCTCGCACAATTACGCGGCGTTCTGGGTCTGGATTAA
- the csgC gene encoding curli assembly chaperone CsgC, whose product MHTLLLLAALSNQITFNTTQQGEMFTIIPQVTLMQPCVCQVQIIALRDGIAGQSRSQQKRTLSLPANQPIDLTTLSLNISPQDSVTIVVTVSDGQSLHLSQQWPTSASSS is encoded by the coding sequence ATGCACACGTTATTACTTCTTGCGGCGCTTTCTAATCAGATAACCTTTAATACAACCCAGCAAGGCGAGATGTTCACCATTATTCCTCAAGTCACGTTAATGCAACCCTGTGTTTGCCAGGTGCAAATTATCGCGCTCCGCGATGGCATAGCCGGACAAAGTCGATCGCAACAAAAAAGAACGCTTTCGCTACCGGCCAATCAGCCTATTGATTTGACTACGCTAAGTCTTAATATTTCTCCGCAAGACTCCGTCACTATTGTAGTCACCGTTTCTGACGGTCAATCGCTGCATTTGTCTCAGCAATGGCCAACGTCAGCATCATCATCTTAA
- the csgF gene encoding curli production assembly/transport protein CsgF, translating to MRVKHAIVALMLISPLSWAGNMTFQFLNPNFGGNPNNGAFLLNSAQAQNSYKDPSYDDDFGIETPSALDNFTQAIQSQLLGGLLTNINTGKPGRMVTNDFIVDITNRDGQLQLNVTDRKTGKTSTIEVSGLQTNSTDF from the coding sequence ATGCGTGTCAAACATGCAATCGTGGCGCTTATGCTTATTTCCCCCTTAAGCTGGGCAGGTAATATGACATTCCAGTTCCTAAATCCAAACTTTGGGGGTAACCCAAATAATGGTGCATTCTTGCTAAACAGCGCTCAGGCGCAAAACTCGTATAAAGACCCCAGTTACGATGACGATTTTGGTATTGAAACGCCTTCCGCCCTGGATAATTTTACTCAGGCTATTCAGTCACAACTGTTAGGCGGACTGTTGACCAATATTAATACGGGTAAACCCGGCAGGATGGTCACCAATGATTTCATTGTTGATATTACCAATCGGGATGGGCAGCTGCAGCTAAACGTCACGGACAGAAAAACGGGAAAAACATCGACAATCGAAGTGTCGGGTTTACAGACAAATTCAACCGATTTTTAA
- a CDS encoding molecular chaperone produces the protein MNEFSILCRVLGSLYYRQPQDPLLVPLFTLIREGKLSANWPLEQDELLARLQKSCDMAQLAADYNALFVGEECAVSPYRSSWVDGAKEADVRAFLSSRGMPLADTPADHIGTLLLAASWLEDQSAEDESEALETLFAEYLLPWCGTFLGKVEAHATTPFWRTMAAITRDAIGAMWDELEEDTDE, from the coding sequence ATGAACGAGTTTTCTATCCTCTGCCGCGTGCTGGGGTCACTGTATTACCGCCAACCGCAGGATCCGCTGCTGGTTCCGCTTTTTACCCTGATTCGCGAAGGCAAACTGTCGGCGAACTGGCCGCTGGAGCAGGATGAGCTCTTAGCCCGTTTGCAAAAAAGTTGCGACATGGCTCAGTTGGCTGCTGATTACAATGCGCTGTTCGTTGGAGAAGAGTGCGCTGTGTCTCCGTATCGCAGTAGTTGGGTCGACGGGGCAAAGGAAGCGGATGTTCGCGCATTTCTTTCCTCCCGTGGGATGCCGCTTGCCGACACGCCTGCTGATCACATTGGAACCCTGCTTCTAGCGGCGTCATGGCTGGAAGATCAGTCAGCTGAAGATGAAAGTGAAGCGCTGGAAACGCTGTTTGCGGAATACCTGCTGCCGTGGTGCGGCACGTTTCTGGGTAAAGTTGAGGCCCATGCGACGACGCCCTTCTGGCGGACAATGGCCGCAATAACACGTGACGCCATAGGCGCTATGTGGGATGAGTTAGAAGAAGATACTGACGAATAA
- the csgD gene encoding biofilm master transcriptional regulator CsgD, producing the protein MFNEVHSIHGHTLLLITKPSLQATALLQHLKQSLALTGKLHNIQRSLDDIASGCIVLVDMMEADKKIIHYWQDNLSRKNNNIKTLLLNTPDDYPYRDIENWPHINGVFYVADDEEHVVNGLQGIMRGECYFSQKLASYLITHSGNYRYNSTESALLTHREKEILNKLRIGASNIEIARSLFISENTVKTHLYNFFKKIAVKNRTQAVSWANDNLRR; encoded by the coding sequence ATGTTTAATGAAGTCCATAGTATTCATGGTCATACATTATTGTTGATCACTAAACCGTCCCTGCAAGCAACGGCATTATTGCAGCACTTAAAACAATCTCTGGCGCTTACCGGAAAATTGCATAATATTCAACGTTCTCTGGATGATATCGCCTCTGGTTGCATTGTTTTAGTGGATATGATGGAAGCGGATAAAAAAATCATCCATTACTGGCAAGATAATTTAAGTCGGAAAAACAATAATATCAAAACGTTATTGTTAAATACACCCGACGACTATCCTTATCGTGATATTGAAAACTGGCCACATATCAATGGCGTTTTTTACGTCGCTGATGACGAAGAACATGTTGTTAACGGGCTGCAAGGGATCATGCGGGGAGAATGCTACTTTTCTCAGAAACTGGCCAGCTACCTTATCACTCATTCGGGTAATTACCGTTACAACAGTACCGAGTCGGCTCTGCTCACCCATCGTGAAAAAGAGATCCTCAATAAGCTGCGTATTGGCGCCTCTAATATCGAAATCGCACGCTCACTGTTTATTAGTGAAAATACGGTCAAAACACATCTTTATAATTTTTTCAAAAAGATAGCTGTTAAAAACCGTACGCAAGCGGTTTCATGGGCAAACGATAACCTCAGGCGATAA
- the efeU gene encoding iron uptake transporter permease EfeU: protein MFVPFLIMLREGLEAALIVSLIASYLKRTQRGRWIGVMWVGVLLAAALCLALGIFINETTGEFPQKQQELFEGIVAVIAVVVLTWMVFWMRKVSRNVKVQLEQAVDNALQRGNNHGWALIMMVFFAVSREGLESVFFLLAAFQQDVGIWPPVGALLGLATAVVLGFLLYWGGIRLNLAAFFKWTSLFILLVAAGLAAGAIRAFHEAGLWNHFQDIAFDMSAILSTHSLFGTLMEGIFGYQEAPSVSEVAVWFIYLVPALALFAMPSRAGTTASRTAP from the coding sequence ATGTTTGTTCCGTTTCTCATTATGTTGCGTGAAGGGCTGGAAGCCGCACTGATTGTCAGCCTGATTGCCAGTTACCTGAAGCGCACCCAACGCGGGCGTTGGATTGGTGTGATGTGGGTTGGCGTTCTCCTCGCTGCGGCACTGTGTCTGGCGCTCGGGATATTTATTAATGAAACCACTGGTGAATTTCCGCAGAAACAACAGGAGCTGTTCGAAGGTATCGTGGCGGTTATTGCCGTCGTGGTTCTGACCTGGATGGTGTTCTGGATGCGTAAAGTGTCCCGCAACGTGAAGGTTCAACTGGAGCAGGCCGTTGATAATGCATTACAGCGTGGCAATAACCACGGCTGGGCGCTGATCATGATGGTTTTTTTTGCCGTTTCCCGTGAAGGGCTGGAGTCTGTCTTTTTCCTGCTCGCCGCATTTCAACAAGACGTTGGGATCTGGCCGCCAGTAGGCGCACTGCTGGGACTGGCAACGGCGGTTGTGCTCGGCTTCCTGCTTTATTGGGGCGGTATTCGTCTTAATCTCGCTGCATTTTTCAAATGGACCAGCCTGTTTATTCTGCTGGTGGCTGCGGGTCTGGCGGCGGGGGCGATTCGCGCCTTCCATGAGGCCGGCTTGTGGAACCACTTTCAGGACATCGCGTTCGATATGAGTGCAATTCTCTCCACGCACTCGCTGTTTGGCACGCTAATGGAAGGCATTTTCGGTTATCAGGAAGCGCCGAGCGTCAGTGAGGTCGCGGTCTGGTTTATCTATCTGGTTCCGGCATTAGCGCTTTTTGCGATGCCGTCGCGCGCAGGTACAACGGCGTCCCGAACAGCGCCTTAA
- a CDS encoding DUF1097 domain-containing protein has protein sequence MNILLSIAITTGILSGIWGWVAVSLGLLSWAGFLGCTAYFACPQGGLKGLAISASTLLSGLVWALVIIHGSALTPHLEIVGYVITGFVAFLMCIQAKQVLLSFVPGTFIGACATFAGQGDWKLVLPSLAMGLLFGYAMKSSGLWLASRRERQSTRAVTSK, from the coding sequence ATGAACATACTTCTTTCAATTGCAATTACGACAGGCATTCTCTCTGGGATTTGGGGATGGGTGGCTGTTTCTCTTGGCTTACTGAGTTGGGCGGGATTTCTTGGCTGTACGGCCTATTTCGCGTGCCCACAGGGTGGGCTGAAGGGGCTGGCTATTTCCGCCTCGACGCTGTTAAGCGGCCTCGTATGGGCGCTAGTGATAATTCATGGCAGCGCGCTGACACCGCATCTGGAAATCGTAGGCTATGTGATAACGGGCTTTGTCGCATTCCTGATGTGTATTCAGGCGAAGCAGGTGCTACTGTCGTTCGTACCCGGCACCTTCATTGGCGCATGCGCAACATTTGCCGGGCAGGGTGACTGGAAACTGGTATTGCCTTCGCTGGCCATGGGTCTGCTCTTTGGTTATGCCATGAAAAGCAGTGGCCTCTGGCTGGCGTCACGGCGTGAAAGGCAAAGTACACGCGCGGTAACCAGTAAATAA
- the csgG gene encoding curli production assembly/transport protein CsgG — protein MQRLFILIAVILLSGCLTAPPKQAAKPTLMPRAQSYKDLTHLPMPTGKIFVSVYNIQDETGQFKPYPASNFSTAVPQSATAMLVTALKDSRWFVPLERQGLQNLLNERKIIRAAQENGTVAINNRIPLESLTAANIMIEGSIIGYESNVKSGGAGARYFGIGADTQYQLDQIAVNLRVVNVSTGEILSSVNTSKTILSYEVQAGVFRFIDYQRLLEGEIGYTSNEPVMLCLMSAIETGVIFLINDGIDRGLWDLQNKAERQNDILVKYRHLSVPPES, from the coding sequence ATGCAGCGCTTATTTATTTTAATCGCCGTTATATTATTGAGCGGGTGCTTAACCGCCCCCCCAAAACAAGCCGCCAAGCCGACATTAATGCCGCGTGCGCAAAGCTATAAAGATTTAACACATTTGCCGATGCCGACAGGCAAAATCTTTGTTTCGGTCTATAACATTCAGGATGAAACGGGGCAGTTCAAACCATATCCGGCCAGTAACTTCTCCACTGCCGTACCACAAAGTGCGACGGCCATGCTGGTGACTGCGCTGAAGGACTCCCGCTGGTTTGTTCCTCTGGAACGACAGGGCCTGCAAAACCTGTTAAACGAACGCAAAATCATTCGCGCTGCGCAGGAGAACGGTACCGTCGCCATTAACAACCGTATTCCATTAGAGTCGCTAACAGCAGCGAACATTATGATAGAAGGTTCGATTATTGGTTACGAAAGTAATGTGAAATCTGGAGGGGCAGGCGCCCGCTACTTTGGCATTGGGGCGGACACGCAGTATCAGTTGGATCAGATTGCGGTCAACCTGCGCGTCGTCAACGTTAGCACGGGTGAGATCCTTTCTTCGGTGAATACCAGCAAAACGATTCTCTCATATGAAGTCCAGGCTGGGGTCTTCCGCTTCATTGATTACCAGCGTTTACTGGAAGGGGAAATCGGCTATACCTCAAATGAACCGGTTATGCTGTGTCTGATGTCCGCCATTGAAACTGGCGTTATTTTCCTGATTAACGATGGTATCGATCGCGGGTTGTGGGATTTGCAGAACAAAGCTGAACGTCAGAATGACATCCTGGTGAAATACCGTCACCTGTCGGTGCCGCCAGAGTCCTGA
- the ghrA gene encoding glyoxylate/hydroxypyruvate reductase GhrA has translation MDIIFYHPTFDTSWWIKALEKAIPTAKVREWKQGDNDPADYALVWHPPVEMLEGRKLTAVFALGAGVDSILSKLKAHPNMLDMSIPLFRLEDTGMGLQMQEYAVSQVLHWFRRFDDYQALKNACQWQPLAEYSREEFTIGIMGAGVLGGKVAESLQTWGFPLRCWSRSRKAYPGVESFAGQEELGEFLSQTRVLINLLPNTAETVGIINSELLNQLQDGAYLLNLARGVHVNEDDLLAALNSHKLKGAMLDVFSREPLPVDSPLWKHPRVAMTPHIAAVTRPAEAVEYISRTIAQLEKGDAVTGQVDRERGY, from the coding sequence ATGGATATCATTTTCTATCACCCTACATTCGATACTTCATGGTGGATCAAAGCCCTGGAAAAGGCCATCCCCACCGCCAAAGTCCGCGAGTGGAAGCAGGGCGATAACGATCCGGCAGATTATGCGCTCGTCTGGCACCCACCGGTAGAAATGCTGGAAGGGCGGAAACTGACAGCGGTCTTTGCCCTCGGCGCGGGTGTGGATTCGATCCTCAGCAAACTCAAAGCCCACCCCAATATGCTCGATATGTCGATTCCTCTCTTTCGCCTGGAAGATACCGGAATGGGCTTACAAATGCAGGAATACGCCGTAAGTCAGGTGCTGCACTGGTTCCGCCGTTTTGATGATTACCAGGCACTTAAAAATGCGTGTCAATGGCAGCCGCTGGCGGAGTACTCACGCGAGGAGTTTACCATCGGTATTATGGGGGCGGGTGTTCTGGGCGGTAAGGTGGCTGAGAGTCTGCAAACCTGGGGATTCCCACTGCGCTGTTGGAGCCGCAGTCGCAAAGCGTATCCGGGCGTCGAAAGCTTTGCGGGTCAGGAAGAACTGGGTGAATTCCTTAGCCAGACGCGAGTCCTTATTAATCTCCTGCCCAATACCGCCGAAACGGTTGGCATCATCAACAGCGAATTGCTCAATCAACTTCAGGACGGCGCGTATTTGTTGAACCTGGCGCGGGGTGTTCATGTTAATGAAGACGACCTGTTGGCCGCGTTGAATAGCCACAAGCTGAAGGGCGCAATGCTGGATGTCTTTAGCCGTGAGCCATTACCCGTGGATAGCCCCTTGTGGAAACATCCGCGCGTAGCGATGACGCCGCATATTGCTGCCGTAACGCGCCCTGCAGAAGCCGTGGAGTACATTTCACGGACCATTGCCCAGCTTGAAAAGGGTGATGCGGTGACTGGCCAGGTGGATCGTGAGCGCGGCTACTGA
- the csgA gene encoding curli major subunit CsgA, producing the protein MKLLQVAAFAAIVVSGSALAGSVPQWGGGGGNHGGGGNNTGAESTLSIYQSGVNNSALALQSDARKSDTTIHQNGFGNGADVGQGSDNSTIDLTQNGFRNNATIDQWNGKNSDITVSQYGGNNGALVNQTASDSSVLVHQVGFGNNATANQY; encoded by the coding sequence ATGAAACTTTTACAAGTGGCAGCATTTGCAGCAATCGTGGTTTCTGGCAGTGCTCTGGCTGGTTCCGTTCCACAATGGGGTGGCGGCGGCGGTAATCACGGCGGTGGCGGTAATAATACCGGTGCTGAATCCACGCTGAGTATTTACCAGTCTGGGGTGAATAACTCTGCACTTGCGCTGCAAAGCGACGCTCGTAAATCTGATACCACTATTCATCAGAACGGGTTCGGTAACGGCGCTGACGTTGGTCAGGGTTCTGATAACAGCACTATCGATCTGACTCAGAATGGCTTCAGAAACAACGCCACCATCGACCAATGGAACGGCAAAAACTCTGATATTACTGTAAGCCAATACGGTGGAAACAACGGCGCTCTGGTTAACCAGACTGCTTCTGACTCCAGCGTTCTGGTACATCAGGTTGGTTTCGGCAACAACGCCACGGCTAACCAGTACTAA
- the efeB gene encoding iron uptake transporter deferrochelatase/peroxidase subunit, translating into MQDDDKNGVSEPSRRRLLKGMGALGGALALTGGCPVAHAQTPQSAPGTLSPDARSETQPFYGAHQAGILTPQQASMMLVAFDVLASDKADLERLFRLLTQRIAFLTSGGPAPETPNPRLPPMDSGILGAFIAPDNLTMTLSVGHSLFDARFGLAAQLPKKLQRMVRFPNDSLDAALCHGDLLLQICANTQDTVIHALRDIIKHTPDLLSVRWKREGFISDHAARSKGKETPVNLLGFKDGTANPDSHDAKLMQEVVWVTAEQGEPAWATGGSYQAVRLIQFRVEFWDRTPLKEQQTIFGRDKQTGAPLGMHNEHDVPDYANDPEGNVIALDSHIRLANPRTPETQSNLMMRRGYSYSLGVTNSGQLDMGLLFVCYQHDLEKGFLTVQKRLNGEALEEYVKPIGGGYFFALPGVKTADRYLGQTLLEA; encoded by the coding sequence ATGCAAGACGATGATAAGAACGGCGTGAGCGAACCGTCACGCCGACGTTTGTTAAAAGGTATGGGGGCGCTCGGTGGCGCGCTGGCCCTGACGGGGGGATGTCCGGTCGCGCATGCGCAAACGCCGCAAAGCGCGCCGGGGACCTTATCGCCAGATGCACGAAGCGAAACGCAGCCCTTTTATGGCGCGCATCAGGCGGGGATCCTGACACCTCAACAAGCCTCAATGATGCTGGTGGCGTTTGACGTACTGGCCAGTGATAAAGCCGATCTCGAACGTTTGTTTCGCCTGCTGACACAGCGAATCGCCTTTTTGACCTCCGGCGGACCGGCACCAGAAACGCCGAACCCACGTTTGCCGCCGATGGACTCCGGGATCCTCGGTGCCTTCATTGCGCCGGATAACCTGACGATGACACTCTCGGTGGGGCATTCGCTGTTTGACGCGCGCTTTGGCTTAGCCGCGCAGTTGCCAAAGAAGCTGCAAAGAATGGTTCGTTTTCCCAATGACTCGCTCGATGCAGCCTTATGTCATGGCGATCTACTATTACAGATTTGCGCCAATACGCAGGACACGGTGATTCATGCGCTTCGCGATATCATTAAACACACGCCAGACTTGCTCAGCGTTCGCTGGAAGCGGGAAGGGTTTATTTCTGACCATGCTGCCCGTAGTAAAGGTAAAGAGACACCGGTGAATCTGCTCGGCTTCAAAGACGGCACGGCTAATCCTGACAGTCACGACGCGAAGCTGATGCAGGAAGTGGTTTGGGTCACCGCGGAGCAGGGGGAACCCGCCTGGGCAACGGGGGGAAGTTATCAGGCCGTGCGGTTGATCCAGTTCCGCGTTGAGTTTTGGGACCGAACGCCGCTAAAAGAACAACAGACCATTTTTGGCCGCGATAAGCAGACCGGCGCACCGTTGGGGATGCACAACGAACACGACGTGCCGGATTACGCCAACGATCCGGAAGGTAACGTCATTGCGCTGGATAGTCATATCCGTCTGGCGAACCCGCGCACGCCAGAAACACAGTCAAACCTGATGATGCGCCGGGGGTATAGCTATTCGCTTGGTGTCACCAACTCCGGCCAACTGGATATGGGGCTGCTGTTCGTCTGCTACCAGCATGATCTGGAAAAAGGTTTTCTGACTGTGCAAAAACGCCTGAACGGCGAAGCGCTGGAAGAATATGTGAAGCCTATCGGCGGCGGCTATTTCTTTGCGCTGCCGGGGGTAAAAACTGCCGATCGCTATCTGGGGCAGACGCTGCTGGAAGCCTGA
- the csgB gene encoding curli minor subunit CsgB, producing MKNRMLFMMLTVLGAPGIATASSYDLARSEYNFAVNELSKSSFNQAAIIGQVGTNNSANTRQDGSRLKAVVSQDGGSNRAKVDQSGAYNFAYIAQTGNGNDASISQSNYGNTAMIIQKGSGNKENITQYGTQKTAVVVQRQSQMAIRVIQR from the coding sequence ATGAAAAACAGAATGTTATTTATGATGTTAACAGTACTGGGTGCGCCTGGGATTGCAACCGCGTCAAGTTATGATCTGGCGAGATCGGAATATAACTTTGCGGTAAATGAATTAAGCAAGTCTTCATTTAATCAGGCAGCCATAATTGGTCAAGTCGGCACTAATAATAGTGCAAATACACGCCAGGATGGTTCGAGACTTAAGGCGGTTGTTTCGCAAGATGGTGGAAGTAACCGGGCTAAAGTTGACCAATCAGGAGCTTATAACTTTGCTTATATTGCGCAGACAGGCAATGGCAATGATGCCAGTATATCGCAAAGTAATTACGGTAATACTGCGATGATTATCCAGAAAGGTTCTGGAAATAAAGAAAATATTACTCAGTACGGTACGCAAAAAACAGCAGTTGTAGTGCAGAGACAGTCGCAAATGGCAATTCGCGTTATTCAACGTTAA
- the phoH gene encoding phosphate starvation-inducible protein PhoH, protein MGRQKAVIKARREAKRVLRRDSRSHKQREEESVTSLVQMSGVEAIGMARDSRDTTPIMARNEAQSHYLNAIESKQLIFATGEAGCGKTWISAAKAAEALIHKDVERIIVTRPVLQADEDLGFLPGDISEKFAPYFRPVYDVLVKRLGASFMQYCLRPEIGKVEIAPFAYMRGRTFENAVVILDEAQNVTAAQMKMFLTRLGENVTVIVNGDITQCDLPAHVQSGLSDALARFKEDEMIGIVRFGKDDCVRSALCQRTLHAYS, encoded by the coding sequence ATGGGAAGACAAAAAGCAGTGATCAAAGCTCGTCGTGAAGCCAAACGTGTGCTGAGACGGGATTCACGCAGTCATAAACAACGTGAAGAAGAGTCGGTCACCTCGCTTGTGCAGATGAGTGGCGTAGAAGCAATTGGTATGGCGCGTGACAGTCGCGACACCACACCAATCATGGCGCGTAATGAAGCTCAATCGCACTACCTGAATGCTATCGAGAGTAAACAGCTGATTTTCGCGACGGGCGAAGCCGGGTGCGGGAAAACCTGGATCAGTGCGGCAAAAGCAGCAGAGGCTCTGATACATAAAGATGTTGAAAGGATCATCGTTACCCGTCCAGTTTTGCAGGCTGATGAGGATCTCGGCTTCTTGCCTGGCGATATATCGGAGAAATTTGCTCCGTATTTCCGGCCGGTCTATGACGTGCTAGTCAAGCGGTTGGGCGCATCTTTTATGCAATATTGCCTGCGACCTGAAATCGGTAAGGTGGAAATCGCGCCGTTCGCTTATATGCGCGGACGTACATTTGAAAATGCGGTGGTTATTCTTGACGAGGCTCAGAATGTCACTGCTGCGCAGATGAAGATGTTTTTAACTCGCCTCGGGGAGAACGTGACGGTGATTGTGAATGGGGATATTACTCAGTGCGATTTACCCGCCCACGTTCAGTCAGGATTAAGCGATGCGCTGGCGCGCTTTAAAGAAGATGAGATGATAGGCATTGTCCGCTTCGGCAAAGACGATTGCGTTCGCTCGGCGTTGTGCCAGCGAACGCTGCATGCTTATAGTTAA
- a CDS encoding phosphatase, whose protein sequence is MYPVDLHMHTVASTHAYSTLSDYITQAKRQGLKLFAITDHGPDMADAPHHWHFINMRIWPRVVDGVGILRGIEANIKNIEGEIDCTGQMLTSLDLIIAGFHEPVFAPQDEATNTKAMIATMASGVVHIISHPGNPKYPVDITAIAQAAAKYQVALEINNSSFLHSRKGSEANCRAVAAAVRDAGGWVALGSDSHTAFTMGDFSECRKILDAVNFPEERILNVTPKRLLNFLEMRGMAPIPEFAEL, encoded by the coding sequence ATGTATCCCGTTGACCTGCATATGCATACCGTCGCCAGCACCCACGCCTACAGTACTCTGAGCGATTACATCACCCAGGCCAAACGTCAGGGATTGAAATTGTTCGCCATTACCGATCATGGTCCGGACATGGCCGATGCGCCGCATCACTGGCATTTCATAAATATGCGTATCTGGCCGCGTGTGGTCGATGGGGTAGGGATCCTGCGCGGCATCGAGGCAAATATCAAAAATATCGAAGGTGAAATTGACTGTACGGGTCAAATGCTCACCTCGCTGGATCTGATCATTGCCGGTTTCCATGAGCCGGTTTTTGCCCCTCAGGATGAAGCCACCAACACGAAGGCGATGATTGCGACAATGGCCAGTGGTGTCGTACATATTATTAGCCACCCTGGAAATCCAAAATATCCTGTCGACATCACCGCCATCGCCCAGGCTGCGGCGAAATATCAGGTCGCGCTTGAGATTAACAACTCCTCTTTCCTTCATTCCCGAAAAGGCAGCGAAGCCAATTGTCGCGCAGTAGCGGCTGCGGTGCGCGATGCCGGCGGCTGGGTTGCGTTGGGGTCGGATTCGCATACCGCCTTTACGATGGGGGATTTTAGTGAGTGCCGTAAAATCCTTGATGCGGTCAACTTCCCGGAAGAGCGTATTTTAAACGTAACGCCGAAACGGTTACTGAATTTCCTGGAAATGCGCGGAATGGCGCCCATCCCTGAATTTGCAGAACTATAA
- the csgE gene encoding curli production assembly/transport protein CsgE produces the protein MKRYMTWLVATHLLFATGNVQAVEVEVPGLLTDHTVSSVGHDFYRAFSDKWESEYTGNLTINERPSARWGSWITITVNQDVIFQTFLFPTKRDFERTVVFALAETEDALNRRQIDKTLLSTGDLAHDEF, from the coding sequence ATGAAACGCTATATGACCTGGCTTGTAGCAACACATCTGTTGTTTGCTACGGGGAACGTGCAGGCAGTGGAAGTCGAAGTACCGGGGTTATTAACTGACCATACTGTTTCTTCTGTGGGACACGATTTTTATCGTGCCTTTAGCGACAAATGGGAAAGCGAGTACACCGGCAACCTGACCATAAATGAAAGACCCAGTGCGCGTTGGGGTAGTTGGATCACCATAACGGTTAATCAGGACGTTATATTCCAAACCTTTTTATTCCCAACGAAAAGAGACTTCGAAAGAACTGTTGTCTTCGCCCTGGCAGAAACAGAGGATGCGCTTAACCGTCGGCAAATAGATAAGACACTATTGAGTACCGGCGATTTGGCACATGACGAATTCTAA